The Limanda limanda chromosome 20, fLimLim1.1, whole genome shotgun sequence genome has a segment encoding these proteins:
- the tyms gene encoding thymidylate synthase has protein sequence MPATSDIHTGERPEQRPAEEQRIPGGFCDERGYLDQTRFILQNGRRRGDRTGTGVVSVFGAQGRYSLRDQFPLLTTKKVFWKGILEELLWFIKGSTNAKELSEKGVKIWDANGSRQFLDNLGFTDREEGDLGPVYGFQWRHYGAEYSTMHADYTGQGVDQLQNVIDTIQKNPEDRRIIMCAWNPKDLPLMALPPCHALCQFYVCDGELSCQLYQRSGDMGLGVPFNIASYALLTYMIAHITGLKPGDFVHTLGDAHVYVNHIEPLKIQLQREIRPFPKLKILRKVERIDDFRAEDFEICDYNPHPPIKMQMAV, from the exons ATGCCGGCCACTTCGGACATCCACACCGGGGAGAGGCCGGAGCAGCGACCCGCGGAGGAGCAGAGGATCCCGGGTGGTTTCTGCGATGAGCGCGGGTATCTGGACCAGACCCGGTTCATCCTGCAGAACGGCCGCAGGAGGGGGGACCGGACCGGGACCGGGGTGGTGTCCGTGTTCGGTGCCCAGGGCAGATACAGTCTGAGAG ATCAGTTTCCTCTGCTGACAACCAAGAAGGTTTTCTGGAAAGGGATCCTTGAAGAGCTTCTATGGTTTATTAAG GGGTCAACAAACGCCAAGGAGCTCTCGGAGAAAGGGGTGAAGATCTGGGATGCCAACGGGTCTCGACAGTTCCTGGATAACCTCGGGTTCACGGACAGAGAAGAGGGCGACCTGGGACCCGTGTATGGTTTCCAGTGGAGGCACTATGGTGCAGAATACTCGACCATGCACGCAG ATTACACAGGACAAGGTGTCGACCAGCTGCAGAACGTCATCGACACCATCCAGAAGAATCCAGAAGACAGACGCATCATCATGTGTGCATGGAACCCCAAAG ACCTGCCCCTCATGGCTCTACCCCCTTGCCACGCCCTCTGCCAGTTCTACGTGTGCGATGGCGAGCTGTCGTGTCAGCTGTACCAGCGCTCGGGTGATATGGGTCTGGGCGTGCCTTTCAATATCGCCAGCTACGCACTTCTCACCTACATGATCGCCCACATCACGGGACTGAAG CCTGGTGACTTTGTTCACACGCTGGGAGACGCTCACGTCTACGTCAACCACATCGAACCTCTCAAAATACAG CTCCAGAGGGAGATTCGCCCGTTCCCCAAACTCAAGATCCTGAGAAAAGTGGAGAGAATCGATGATTTCCGGGCGGAGGACTTTGAGATCTGTGACTACAACCCTCATCCCCCCATCAAGATGCAGATGGCCGTGTAA
- the enosf1 gene encoding mitochondrial enolase superfamily member 1 — translation MKHRIVNVTVRDVRFPTSLEQHGSDAMHTDPDYSTAYVVIDTDCGLQGFGFTFTLGKGTDIVVCAVQALSGLVVGKSLQEIVSDFRGFYRLLTSDGQMRWLGPEKGVIHLATAAVLNAVWDLWARVEGKPLWKLLVDMDPEQIVSCIDFRYITDALTEKEALEILVKAQEGKQQREDQMLREGYPAYTTSCAWLGYSDQQLKQLCTDALNSGWTKFKVKVGADLEDDIRRCRLIREMIGPNNTLMIDANQRWDVGEAISWVTSLSEFKPLWIEEPTSPDDILGHATISKALAPLGIGVATGEQCHNRVMFKQFLQASALQFVQIDSCRLGSVNENLAVLLMAHKFQVPVCPHAGGVGLCELVQHLILFDFVCVSASLDNRMCEFVDHLHEHFTSPVVIQDAHYMPPKDPGYSCEMLDSSVRKHQFPEGDVWKLLANK, via the exons ATGAAACACAGGATCGTGAATGTGACAGTCCGGGATGTTCGATTCCCGACGTCTCTGGAGCAGCATGGCTCAGATGCAATG CACACTGACCCGGACTATTCAACCGCCTATGTTGTCATCGACACGGACTGTGGCCTGCAGGGCTTCGGCTTCACGTTCACTTTGGGAAAAGGCACCGACAttg TGGTGTGTGCTGTGCAGGCCCTGTCAGGACTGGTTGTTGGGAAAAGCCTGCAGGAGATAGTGAGCGACTTCCGAGGGTTTTACCGCCTGCTGACCAGTGACGGGCAGATGAGATGG CTGGGACCAGAGAAAGGCGTGATCCACCTTGCCACTGCTGCAGTTCTGAACGCCGTGTGGGACCTGTGGGCGAGGGTGGAGGGCAAG CCGCTGTGGAAACTCCTCGTTGACATG GATCCCGAGCAGATCGTGTCGTGCATCGACTTCAGATACATCACTGACGCTCTGACGGAGAAGGAGGCTCTGG AGATACTGGTGAAGGCACAAGAGgggaagcagcagagag AGGATCAGATGCTGAGGGAGGGTTATCCTGCGTACACCACCTCCTGCGCCTGGCTCGGATACTCGGACCAGCAGCTCAAACAG CTCTGCACTGACGCACTTAATAGCGGCTGGACCAAGTTTAAGGTGAAAGTCGGCGCCGATCTCGAGGACGACATCCGCAGGTGTCGACTCATCCGGGAAATGATCGGACCAAACAACACGTTG atgaTCGATGCCAACCAGAGATGGGACGTGGGCGAGGCCATCAGCTGGGTGACCAGCCTCTCTGAGTTCAAACCTCTTTGGATCGAAGAGCCCACTTCCCCGGACGACATCCTGGGTCACGCTACCATCTCCAAG GCTTTGGCCCCACTCGGGATCGGAGTGGCAACAGGGGAGCAG tgtCATAACAGGGTGATGTTTAAGCAGTTCCTGCAGGCGTCTGCTCTGCAGTTTGTCCAGATCGACAGCTGTCGGCTGGGCAGCGTCAACGAAAACCTGGCTGTGCTGCTGATGGCCCACAAGTTCCAGG TGCCCGTGTGTCCTCACGCCGGAGGAGTCGGCCTGTGTGAACTCGTCCAGCATCTGATTCTCTTCGACTTcgtctgtgtgtctgcgagTCTCGACAACCG GATGTGTGAATTCGTGGATCACCTCCACGAACACTTCACCAGCCCTGTGGTGATTCAGGACGCCCACTACATGCCCCCAAAG GATCCGGGCTACTCCTGTGAGATGCTGGACTCGTCCGTGCGGAAACACCAGTTCCCTGAAGGAGACGTGTGGAAGCTGCTCGCGAACAAATGA
- the LOC133026746 gene encoding tyrosine-protein kinase yes-like, translated as MGCVKSKEDKGPVMKYQPDNSLVSDPNTAATTPHIGHYGPDPTQLQQNQPPTSTSGSGAANFNHTLTPFGGSSAAITPFGGMSSSFSGPVSNSFSGGVPSGVTFFVALYDYEARTSDDLTFKKGDRFQIINNTEGDWWEARSINTGKNGYIPSNYVAPADSIQAEEWYFGKMGRKDAERLLLNTGNHRGTFLVRESETTKGAYSLSIRDWDEAKGDNVKHYKIRKLDNGGYYITTRAQFDTLQKLVKHYTEHADGLCHKLTTVCPTVKPQTQGLAKDAWEIPRESLRLELKLGQGCFGEVWMGTWNGTTKVAIKTLKTGTMSPEAFLQEAQIMKKLRHDKLVPLYAVVSEEPIYIVTEYMAKGSLLDFLKEGDGKFLKLVLLVDMAAKIADGMAFIERMNYIHRDLRAANILVGDNLACKIADFGLARLIEDNEYTARQGAKFPIKWTAPEAALYGRFTIKSDVWSFGILLTELVTKGRVPYPGMVNREVLEQVERGYRMPCPQGCPESLHELMKVCWKKDPDERPTFEYLQSFLEDYFTATEPLYQPGENL; from the exons ATGGGCTGCGTTAAAAGCAAAGAGGACAAAGGACCCGTGATGAAATACCAGCCGGACAATTCTCTGGTGTCGGACCCCAACACCGCTGCCACCACGCCTCACATAGGTCACTACGGGCCAGATCCcacccagctgcagcagaatcagCCTCCCACATCCACATCTGGCTCCGGGGCTGCGAATTTTAACCACACCCTCACGCCGTTTGGTGGATCCTCCGCTGCCATCACTCCCTTCGGGGGGATGTCGTCTTCCTTCTCTGGCCCTGTGTCCAATTCCTTCTCTGGTGGTGTTCCCA GTGGCGTCACGTTCTTTGTGGCCTTGTACGACTACGAAGCCAGAACGTCCGATGATCTCACGTTCAAAAAGGGAGATCGCTTCCAGATCATCAACAACAC agagggagactggTGGGAAGCTCGCTCCATCAACACGGGGAAGAACGGCTACATCCCGAGCAATTATGTGGCCCCCGCCGACTCCATCCAGGCTGAAGA GTGGTATTTTGGCAAAATGGGACGCAAAGACGCCGAGAGGCTGCTGCTGAACACAGGGAACCATAGAGGAACTTTCCTGGTACGAGAAAGTGAAACTACTAAAG GCGCTTATTCTCTCTCTATACGAGACTGGGACGAAGCCAAAGGAGACAACGTAAAACACTACAAGATCCGCAAGCTGGACAACGGGGGATACTACATCACCACACGggcacagtttgacacgctgcAGAAGCTTGTCAAACACTACACAG AGCACGCCGACGGGCTCTGCCACAAGCTGACCACGGTCTGCCCCACGGTCAAGCCTCAGACGCAGGGGCTGGCGAAAGACGCCTGGGAGATTCCCCGGGAGTCCCTACGGCTGGAGCTCAAACTGGGCCAGGGCTGCTTCGGAGAGGTCTGGATGG gcACGTGGAATGGCACCACCAAGGTGGCCATAAAGACGCTGAAGACGGGAACCATGTCGCCCGAGGCCTTCCTCCAAGAAGCTCAGATCATGAAGAAGCTCCGCCACGACAAGCTGGTGCCTCTCTACGCCGTGGTGTCGGAGGAGCCCATCTACATCGTCACGGAGTACATGGCCAAAG GAAGCTTGCTCGACTTCCTCAAAGAGGGTGATGGAAAATTCCTGAAGCTCGTCCTGTTGGTGGACATGGCTGCAAAG ATCGCTGACGGCATGGCTTTCATCGAGAGGATGAACTACATCCACAGGGACCTGCGCGCCGCCAACATCCTCGTGGGCGACAACCTGGCGTGCAAGATCGCCGACTTCGGCCTGGCCAGGTTGATAGAGGACAACGAGTACACAGCACGGCAAG gagccaaATTTCCTATTAAATGGACGGCCCCTGAGGCTGCGCTGTACGGACGCTTCACCATCAAGTCAGATGTCTGGTCCTTCGGCATCTTACTCACCGAGCTTGTCACCAAAGGCAGAGTTCCCTACCCAG gtATGGTGAACCGGGAGGTGCTGGAGCAGGTGGAGAGGGGCTACCGCATGCCGTGCCCCCAGGGCTGCCCCGAGTCGCTGCACGAGCTGATGAAGGTCTGCTGGAAGAAGGACCCGGACGAGCGGCCCACGTTCGAGTACCTGCAGTCGTTCCTGGAGGATTACTTCACCGCCACGGAGCCACTGTATCAGCCGGGGGAGAACCTATAG